A region from the Salidesulfovibrio onnuriiensis genome encodes:
- a CDS encoding co-chaperone GroES produces the protein MALKPLHDRVIVKRTAEEETTAGGIIIPDSAKEKPQGGEVLAAGPECKSLKAGDAVLFAKYAGTEFNSEGEELLIMREDDILGVFK, from the coding sequence ATGGCACTGAAACCGTTACATGATCGCGTTATCGTCAAGCGGACCGCAGAAGAGGAAACCACCGCCGGAGGCATCATCATCCCGGACTCCGCCAAGGAAAAGCCGCAGGGCGGCGAAGTCCTGGCCGCAGGCCCGGAATGCAAGAGCCTGAAGGCCGGCGACGCCGTGCTGTTCGCCAAATACGCGGGCACCGAATTCAACAGCGAAGGCGAAGAACTGCTGATCATGCGCGAAGACGACATTCTGGGCGTCTTCAAATAA
- a CDS encoding alpha,alpha-trehalose-phosphate synthase (UDP-forming) has translation MEPGLRRLIVVSNRLPAALKKEGDQWTVKPGAGGLVTALAPVLRNRGGVWIGWSGASDPDLDVEPLLEEFSAEAGYELRTVPLTPEEVKGYYFGFSNEVIWPLFHDLQTRCRFDPQYWQSYLDVNFKFAEQVARHTTVDDYIWVHDYHLMHQAFFLKSMGVKRNTGFFLHIPFPTPDIFMKLPWRWKIIQALTQYDLVGFQTMQDRENFIRCVQHFMPECSVEGDGAVVSANDSRCGFRVGAFPISIDFNQFAELAQRDDVVRKTFELREALKHRKIILGVDRLDYTKGIPERILAIRQLLKRFPDLKGRINFVQIAVPSREDVEEYRDLRDEIDLLVGRVNGEFSFPGWVPIHYHYRSFPHDELVAYYAAADIALVTPLRDGMNLVAKEYCAANVSETGVLILSEFAGAAAQMQEHAYLVNPYDLEGVARAVNRAVHWDKRERREMMSKLRQGVRSDNIFWWVDSFLQAGFSKNLDDFPPIDTVRFEKV, from the coding sequence ATGGAACCCGGACTCAGACGTCTCATCGTTGTCTCCAACCGACTTCCCGCCGCCCTGAAAAAGGAGGGCGACCAATGGACCGTCAAGCCCGGCGCGGGCGGTTTGGTCACGGCCCTGGCCCCGGTGCTGCGCAATCGCGGCGGGGTGTGGATCGGCTGGTCCGGGGCGTCCGACCCCGATCTGGACGTCGAACCCCTGCTGGAGGAGTTCTCGGCCGAGGCCGGGTATGAGCTGCGCACAGTCCCCCTGACCCCGGAAGAGGTCAAGGGGTACTATTTCGGGTTTTCCAACGAGGTCATCTGGCCCCTGTTTCACGACCTGCAGACCCGCTGCCGTTTCGACCCCCAGTACTGGCAGAGCTACCTGGACGTGAACTTCAAGTTCGCCGAGCAGGTGGCCCGCCACACCACGGTCGACGACTACATCTGGGTGCACGACTACCACCTCATGCACCAGGCCTTTTTCCTCAAGAGCATGGGCGTGAAGCGCAACACCGGCTTTTTCCTGCACATCCCGTTTCCCACCCCGGATATCTTCATGAAGCTGCCCTGGCGCTGGAAGATCATCCAGGCCCTGACCCAATACGACCTGGTGGGGTTCCAGACCATGCAGGACCGCGAGAACTTCATCCGCTGCGTGCAGCATTTCATGCCCGAGTGCTCGGTGGAGGGCGACGGGGCCGTGGTCTCGGCCAATGACAGCCGGTGCGGGTTCCGTGTCGGGGCGTTCCCCATCAGCATCGATTTCAATCAGTTTGCCGAGCTGGCCCAGCGCGATGATGTGGTCCGGAAGACCTTTGAACTGCGCGAGGCCCTCAAACACCGCAAGATAATCCTCGGCGTGGACCGGCTGGACTACACCAAGGGCATTCCCGAGCGCATCCTGGCCATCCGCCAGCTGCTCAAGCGTTTTCCGGATCTCAAGGGGCGCATCAACTTCGTGCAGATCGCCGTGCCCAGCCGCGAGGACGTGGAGGAATACCGCGACCTGCGCGACGAGATCGACCTGCTCGTGGGCCGGGTCAACGGCGAGTTTTCCTTCCCGGGCTGGGTGCCCATCCATTACCATTACCGCAGCTTCCCCCACGACGAGCTGGTGGCCTATTACGCCGCTGCGGACATCGCCCTGGTCACGCCCCTGCGCGACGGCATGAACCTGGTGGCCAAGGAATATTGCGCGGCCAACGTCTCCGAGACCGGGGTGCTCATCCTCAGCGAGTTTGCCGGGGCCGCGGCCCAGATGCAGGAGCATGCCTATCTGGTGAACCCCTACGACCTGGAGGGGGTGGCCCGGGCCGTGAACCGCGCCGTGCACTGGGACAAGCGCGAGCGCAGGGAAATGATGAGCAAGCTGCGCCAGGGCGTGCGCTCGGACAATATCTTCTGGTGGGTGGATTCTTTCCTTCAGGCGGGCTTTTCCAAGAATCTCGATGATTTTCCGCCTATCGATACCGTTCGTTTCGAAAAGGTCTAG